A single Acidaminococcales bacterium DNA region contains:
- a CDS encoding response regulator transcription factor, whose amino-acid sequence MAVSHKNILIVDDETKILEVAADFLQSRGYGAFCAESGSRALEIFAREEIALIILDIMLPDISGWEVCRAVRKKSRVPIIMLTARVEEDDKVMGLELGADDYITKPFGLKELLARVEAVTRRASGELLPLVAKNSFGGGDLVIDFAQGGAYKKGRPAGLTPSEFKILAALAKHPGRVFTRNQLIELALGDNFDGFDRAVDSHVKNLRLKIEDNPKTPVYVLTAHGTGYRFGGG is encoded by the coding sequence ATGGCTGTTTCGCATAAAAACATACTGATAGTTGACGATGAAACAAAAATATTAGAGGTTGCCGCCGATTTTCTGCAAAGCCGCGGCTACGGGGCATTTTGCGCGGAAAGCGGCAGCCGGGCCCTGGAGATTTTCGCGCGGGAAGAAATAGCCCTGATCATACTTGATATAATGCTGCCCGACATATCGGGATGGGAGGTGTGCCGCGCCGTCCGCAAAAAATCGCGCGTTCCCATCATCATGCTGACCGCGCGGGTAGAAGAGGACGACAAGGTCATGGGGCTTGAGCTTGGCGCCGACGACTATATCACCAAACCTTTCGGCCTCAAGGAACTGCTGGCCAGGGTGGAGGCCGTAACGCGCAGGGCGAGCGGCGAACTTTTGCCGCTGGTGGCCAAAAATTCCTTCGGCGGCGGCGATTTGGTCATAGACTTCGCGCAGGGCGGCGCATACAAAAAAGGCCGGCCGGCCGGCCTTACGCCCAGCGAATTTAAAATTCTGGCCGCTTTGGCCAAACATCCCGGCCGGGTTTTTACCAGGAATCAATTGATCGAGCTGGCGTTAGGGGACAACTTTGACGGTTTTGACCGGGCGGTTGACAGCCACGTCAAAAATCTGCGCCTGAAAATTGAGGACAACCCCAAAACGCCCGTCTATGTCCTCACGGCGCACGGCACCGGCTATCGGTTCGGCGGCGGTTGA
- a CDS encoding copper ion binding protein: MAKTVLKVEGMSCEHCVAAVKKAVGALSGVTAVSVDLNGKSVTVEHDPAADKAALTNAIEEQGYDVLA; encoded by the coding sequence ATGGCAAAAACCGTTCTGAAGGTAGAAGGCATGTCGTGCGAACATTGCGTCGCGGCCGTTAAAAAGGCGGTCGGCGCCCTTTCCGGCGTAACTGCGGTAAGCGTTGACCTTAACGGCAAATCCGTAACGGTGGAACACGACCCGGCGGCGGACAAGGCCGCGCTCACAAACGCGATCGAGGAGCAGGGCTACGACGTGCTGGCCTGA